A single Lolium perenne isolate Kyuss_39 chromosome 6, Kyuss_2.0, whole genome shotgun sequence DNA region contains:
- the LOC127305944 gene encoding flavonol synthase/flavanone 3-hydroxylase-like has protein sequence MAAAMQSVHALGAHPPELARSAHELPGATTFSGAGAPPEIPVIDMSSPHAGRAMTGAAREWGIFQVVNHGVPASALSELQRVGREFFSLPQAEKQRYAMDPSSGKTEGYGSTLQRDGPDGKKTWADFLFHNIAPPSAVNHSVWPENPVGYRAANEAYCGHMRRLTRTLFERLSAGLGLEEGAMEEAFGGDEVIFLQKINFYPPCPQPELALGVAPHTDLSTLTVLVPNEVPGLQVFRDGCWHDVEYVPGALIVHIGDQIEILSNGRYKAVLHRTTVSKEKTRMSWPVFVEPPTEHVVGPHPRLVTDEYPAKYKAKKFKDYKYCKINKLPQ, from the exons ATGGCGGCTGCGATGCAGAGCGTGCACGCGCTGGGCGCGCACCCGCCGGAGCTCGCGCGGTCGGCGCACGAGCTGCCGGGCGCCACCACGTTCAGCGGGGCCGGCGCGCCGCCGGAGATCCCCGTGATCGACATGTCCTCGCCCCACGCCGGACGCGCCATGACGGGTGCCGCGCGGGAGTGGGGCATCTTCCAGGTGGTGAACCACGGCGTGCCGGCGTCGGCCCTGTCCGAGCTGCAGCGCGTCGGGCGCGAGTTCTTCTCGCTGCCGCAGGCGGAGAAGCAGCGGTACGCCATGGACCCGTCGTCCGGGAAAACCGAGGGCTACGGATCCACGCTGCAGCGAGACGGCCCCGACGGCAAGAAGACGTGGGCCGACTTCCTCTTCCACAACATCGCGCCGCCGTCGGCCGTGAACCACTCCGTCTGGCCGGAGAACCCCGTGGGGTACAGGGCGGCCAACGAGGCGTACTGCGGCCACATGAGGCGGCTGACGCGGACGCTGTTCGAGCGCCTGTCCGCCGGGCTCGGGCTGGAGGAGGGCGCCATGGAGGAGGCATTCGGCGGCGACGAGGTGATTTTCCTGCAGAAGATCAACTTCTACCCGCCGTGCCCGCAGCCGGAGCTCGCGCTCGGCGTCGCGCCGCACACCGACCTCAGCACGCTCACCGTGCTCGTGCCCAACGAGGTGCCGGGGCTCCAGGTGTTCAGGGACGGATGCTGGCACGACGTCGAGTACGTGCCCGGCGCGCTCATCGTCCACATCGGCGACCAGATCGAG ATTCTGAGCAACGGGAGGTACAAGGCCGTGCTGCACCGGACGACGGTGAGCAAGGAGAAGACGCGGATGTCCTGGCCGGTGTTCGTCGAGCCGCCGACGGAGCACGTCGTCGGCCCGCACCCGCGGCTCGTCACCGACGAGTACCCGGCCAAGTACAAGGCGAAGAAGTTCAAGGACTACAAGTACTGCAAGATCAACAAGCTGCCGCAGTAA